A window of the Microbulbifer aggregans genome harbors these coding sequences:
- a CDS encoding TRAP transporter large permease gives MMELIPLLMFVAVCAALMFGYPVAFTLGGTALLAAGLGIVFGAFDAELLRAFPDRLFGIMQNGTLMAVPLFVLMGVMLERARIAEELLVNLARVFSRVPAGMAVSVVVVGALLAASTGIVGATVVTMGLMSLPTMLNRGYSPRLATGTICATGTLGQIIPPSIALVLLGDTLSNAYQQAQLSAGIFNPQPVSVGDLFVGAIIPGLLLVAAYIIYLLFVARREPAVAKPAAESVNLAETLKSLVPPIGLMVLVLGSIITGAATPTEAAAVGALGAGILAVSRGALNWDRAGEVGQSTLKVTAMVFAILIGASLFSLVFRGYDGEELVTHFFNSLPGGVVGATLLVMVVIFLLGFILDFIEITFVVVPIVGPVLLAMGVDPIWLGIMIAINLQTSFLTPPFGFALFYLRGVAPETVATGAIYRGVVPFIMIQLLVMMLLALWPSLATWLPGYLAS, from the coding sequence ATGATGGAGCTCATCCCCCTGCTGATGTTTGTCGCCGTCTGCGCGGCGCTGATGTTCGGCTACCCGGTGGCTTTCACCCTGGGCGGCACGGCGCTGCTGGCCGCGGGCCTCGGTATCGTTTTCGGTGCCTTTGACGCCGAACTGCTGCGCGCCTTTCCCGACCGCCTGTTCGGCATCATGCAGAACGGCACCCTGATGGCGGTGCCGCTGTTTGTCCTGATGGGTGTCATGCTCGAGCGGGCGCGGATCGCGGAGGAACTGCTGGTGAATCTGGCGCGGGTATTCTCCCGGGTGCCGGCGGGGATGGCAGTATCGGTGGTGGTGGTCGGTGCGCTGCTGGCGGCCAGCACCGGCATCGTCGGTGCCACCGTGGTAACCATGGGCCTGATGTCCCTGCCCACGATGCTGAACCGTGGCTACTCGCCGCGGCTGGCCACCGGCACCATCTGTGCCACCGGCACGCTCGGACAGATCATCCCGCCGTCCATCGCCCTGGTCCTGCTCGGCGACACCCTTTCCAATGCCTACCAGCAGGCGCAGCTCTCTGCCGGTATCTTCAACCCGCAGCCGGTGAGTGTCGGCGACCTGTTCGTGGGGGCCATCATTCCGGGCCTGCTGCTGGTGGCGGCTTACATCATCTACCTGCTGTTCGTCGCCCGGCGGGAGCCGGCGGTGGCCAAGCCGGCGGCGGAAAGCGTGAACCTGGCCGAGACCCTGAAGAGCCTGGTGCCGCCCATCGGCCTGATGGTGCTGGTGCTCGGTTCGATCATCACCGGTGCCGCTACTCCTACCGAGGCAGCGGCCGTTGGTGCCCTCGGCGCCGGTATCCTGGCGGTGAGCCGCGGCGCCCTGAACTGGGACCGCGCCGGGGAAGTAGGGCAGAGCACGCTCAAGGTCACCGCCATGGTTTTCGCCATCCTGATCGGTGCGTCGCTGTTTTCGCTGGTGTTCCGCGGTTACGACGGCGAAGAACTGGTGACCCACTTCTTCAACAGCCTGCCCGGCGGTGTGGTGGGCGCCACCCTGCTGGTGATGGTGGTGATCTTCCTGCTCGGCTTTATCCTCGACTTTATCGAGATCACCTTCGTGGTGGTGCCCATTGTCGGACCGGTGCTGCTGGCCATGGGTGTGGATCCGATCTGGCTTGGCATCATGATCGCCATCAACCTGCAGACCTCGTTCCTGACCCCACCGTTTGGCTTTGCACTCTTCTACCTGCGCGGCGTGGCCCCGGAAACCGTCGCCACCGGTGCCATCTACCGCGGCGTGGTGCCGTTCATCATGATTCAGCTGCTGGTGATGATGCTGCTGGCCCTGTGGCCGTCGCTGGCTACCTGGTTGCCGGGGTATCTGGCGAGTTGA
- a CDS encoding helix-turn-helix domain-containing protein, producing MIVKKLREKRNWSQEQLAQLAGLSLRTIQRVEAGNKASLETLKSLASVFEVELSKLTEEIIVIDKKCEAWKSEPWFIRVFLLGVKRRSHMLAIEYILLALGALSWVLLKPMAITTPLAFFFAYINTKLIAYIDKRAYW from the coding sequence ATGATTGTTAAGAAGCTAAGAGAAAAGCGAAATTGGTCTCAGGAGCAGCTAGCTCAACTAGCTGGTTTGAGCTTAAGAACTATCCAAAGAGTTGAAGCAGGCAATAAAGCTAGTCTAGAGACTCTCAAATCACTCGCCTCTGTTTTTGAAGTAGAACTTTCAAAACTTACAGAGGAAATCATCGTGATTGATAAAAAATGCGAAGCATGGAAATCTGAACCATGGTTCATTAGGGTATTTTTACTCGGTGTAAAAAGGCGCTCACATATGTTAGCCATAGAGTATATTCTGCTCGCACTTGGCGCGCTTTCTTGGGTTTTGTTAAAGCCTATGGCGATAACAACGCCCCTTGCATTCTTTTTTGCATATATAAATACGAAATTAATAGCATATATAGACAAAAGAGCGTACTGGTAG
- a CDS encoding efflux RND transporter permease subunit, translating into MIARIIHWSLHNRIAVLLGAFALLLGGLYSLRHTPVDALPDLSDVQVIVKTSYPGQAPEVVEDQVTYPLTTAMLSVPGAVTVRGYSFFGDSYVYVIFDDDVDLYWARSRVLEYLSQVAPRLPAGAQPELGPDATGVGWIYSYALVDRSGEHDLAQLRSIQDWFLKYELQTIPGVSEVATVGGMVRQYQVVVDPLRLRAYDLTLDQVRTAIQRGNRETGASVVEMAEAEYMVRASGYIQGVDDLRQIPLRVDDSGTPLLLGDVAEIRVGPQMRRGISELDGEGEVVGGVVVMRFGDNARAVIQRVTERLGELQQSLPAGVEIVPTYDRSELIDSAVENLAHKLLQEFLVVALVCALFLYHLRSSLVIALSLPLGILGAFIVMHLQGINANIMSLGGIAIAIGAMVDGAIVMIENLHKHMERTPLTERNRWQVVAEAASEVGPPLFFSLLIITLSFLPVFALEGQEGRLFSPLAYTKTYAMAVAAGLAITLVPVLMGYFVRGHVKPEQANPINRALTAVYRPALELAVRFPRLVLVTALLLLASALYPLTKTGTEFMPPLDEGDLMYMPSTHPGISIGKARELLQQTDKLIKTVPEVAQVWGKIGRADTATDSAPLTMIETIIRFKPEEQWRPGMTPEKLRAELDRVVQVPGVTNAWVMPIKTRIDMLATGIKTPVGIKVAGQDLMEIERIGTRLESILGDLPGTASVYAERVAGGRYIDVDIDRVAAARFGLNITDVQSVVDTAIGGRNVSDTVEGLERYPVNLRYPQSWRDSPEQMRQLPLVAPNGSHLALGDVARIEVRDGPPMIKTENARPNGWIYVDITDVDLGSWVASAKQAVADQLELPPGYSLIWSGQYEYMERAWERLSILLPLTLGIIVLLLYLSFRHVGEVLVIMGSLPLALIGGLWLLYWLDYNFSVAVGVGFIALAGVAVEIGVIMLVYLNQAWQRVQEERAEAGGDLSREDLQRAIREGAGQRMRPVLMTTATVFIGLIPVMIGSGVGSEVMQRIAAPMVGGMVSAMLLTLLVIPAIYRLWKGRHLANAS; encoded by the coding sequence ATGATCGCCCGCATTATCCATTGGTCGCTGCACAACCGCATTGCGGTGCTGCTCGGCGCCTTCGCCCTGCTACTCGGCGGCCTCTACAGCCTGCGCCACACCCCGGTCGACGCCCTGCCCGACCTGTCCGATGTGCAGGTGATCGTGAAGACCTCCTATCCCGGCCAGGCACCGGAGGTGGTGGAGGATCAGGTCACCTACCCGCTCACCACTGCCATGCTGTCGGTGCCCGGTGCGGTCACGGTGCGGGGCTATTCATTCTTTGGCGATTCCTATGTCTATGTGATCTTCGATGACGACGTGGACCTCTACTGGGCGCGCTCGCGGGTGCTGGAATACCTGAGTCAGGTGGCGCCCAGGCTGCCTGCCGGCGCCCAGCCGGAACTCGGACCGGATGCCACTGGTGTCGGTTGGATCTACAGCTATGCCCTGGTGGATCGCAGCGGCGAGCACGATCTGGCCCAGCTGCGCTCGATCCAGGACTGGTTTCTGAAATACGAGCTACAGACCATCCCCGGCGTCTCGGAGGTGGCCACCGTCGGAGGTATGGTGCGGCAATACCAGGTGGTGGTGGACCCGCTGCGTCTGCGCGCCTACGACCTGACGCTCGACCAGGTGCGCACCGCCATCCAGCGCGGCAACCGGGAGACCGGTGCCTCGGTGGTGGAAATGGCGGAAGCGGAGTACATGGTCCGCGCCAGTGGCTATATCCAGGGCGTCGACGATCTGCGCCAGATCCCCCTGCGGGTCGACGACAGCGGCACACCGCTGCTACTCGGTGACGTGGCAGAAATCCGCGTGGGGCCGCAGATGCGCCGCGGCATTTCCGAACTCGATGGCGAGGGCGAAGTGGTCGGCGGCGTGGTGGTGATGCGCTTCGGCGACAATGCTCGCGCTGTGATCCAGCGGGTGACCGAACGATTGGGCGAGCTTCAGCAAAGCCTGCCGGCAGGGGTGGAAATTGTACCCACTTACGACCGCAGCGAACTCATCGACAGCGCGGTGGAGAATCTGGCCCACAAGCTGCTGCAGGAGTTCCTGGTGGTAGCGCTGGTCTGTGCGTTGTTCCTGTATCACCTGCGCTCATCGCTGGTGATCGCCCTCAGCCTGCCACTGGGGATTCTCGGTGCGTTTATCGTCATGCACCTGCAGGGCATCAACGCGAATATCATGAGCCTGGGCGGCATCGCCATTGCCATCGGTGCCATGGTGGACGGTGCCATCGTGATGATTGAGAACCTGCACAAGCACATGGAGCGCACTCCGCTGACCGAGCGCAATCGCTGGCAGGTGGTGGCTGAAGCAGCGAGTGAAGTGGGGCCGCCGCTTTTTTTCAGCCTGCTGATCATCACCCTGAGCTTTCTGCCGGTCTTCGCCCTCGAGGGCCAGGAGGGGCGACTGTTCAGCCCGCTCGCCTATACCAAGACCTACGCCATGGCGGTGGCGGCGGGACTGGCCATTACCCTGGTGCCGGTATTGATGGGTTATTTCGTGCGCGGTCACGTCAAGCCGGAACAGGCCAACCCGATCAATCGCGCCCTGACGGCCGTCTACCGTCCGGCGCTGGAGCTGGCGGTACGCTTTCCGCGCCTGGTGCTTGTCACCGCCCTTCTCCTGCTGGCCAGTGCCCTCTATCCGCTCACCAAGACCGGCACTGAGTTCATGCCGCCGCTGGACGAGGGTGACCTGATGTACATGCCCAGTACCCATCCGGGCATTTCCATTGGCAAGGCGCGGGAACTGCTGCAGCAGACCGACAAGCTGATCAAGACGGTACCGGAGGTGGCCCAGGTCTGGGGCAAGATCGGCCGCGCCGACACCGCCACCGACTCGGCACCCCTGACCATGATCGAGACCATCATCCGCTTCAAGCCCGAGGAACAGTGGCGGCCGGGCATGACCCCGGAAAAGCTGCGTGCCGAGCTGGACCGGGTGGTGCAGGTCCCCGGGGTCACCAACGCCTGGGTGATGCCCATCAAGACCCGCATCGACATGCTGGCCACCGGCATCAAGACGCCGGTGGGCATCAAGGTGGCCGGACAGGATCTGATGGAGATCGAGCGGATCGGCACGCGGCTGGAGAGCATTCTCGGCGATCTGCCCGGTACCGCCTCTGTCTACGCAGAGCGGGTCGCCGGCGGGCGCTATATCGATGTGGATATCGATCGCGTCGCCGCCGCCCGCTTTGGCCTGAATATCACCGATGTGCAGTCGGTGGTAGACACCGCCATCGGCGGCCGCAACGTCAGCGACACGGTGGAGGGGCTGGAGCGCTATCCGGTCAACCTGCGCTACCCTCAGAGCTGGCGGGACTCCCCCGAACAGATGCGCCAACTGCCTCTGGTCGCCCCGAACGGCAGCCATCTGGCGCTGGGCGACGTGGCCCGCATTGAGGTACGGGACGGCCCGCCGATGATCAAGACTGAAAACGCGCGTCCCAATGGTTGGATCTATGTGGACATTACCGATGTGGACCTGGGTAGTTGGGTCGCCAGTGCCAAGCAGGCGGTGGCGGATCAGCTGGAGCTGCCGCCTGGCTATTCGCTGATCTGGTCCGGCCAGTACGAATACATGGAACGGGCCTGGGAGCGACTCAGCATCCTGTTGCCCCTGACCCTGGGCATCATCGTGCTGCTTCTCTACCTCAGTTTCCGCCATGTGGGCGAGGTACTGGTGATCATGGGCAGCCTGCCGCTGGCACTGATCGGCGGTCTGTGGCTGCTTTACTGGCTCGACTACAACTTTTCGGTGGCGGTTGGGGTCGGCTTTATCGCACTGGCGGGCGTGGCGGTGGAGATCGGCGTGATCATGCTGGTCTACCTGAACCAGGCCTGGCAGCGGGTGCAGGAAGAGCGCGCCGAGGCAGGCGGCGACCTGTCGCGGGAAGACCTGCAGCGGGCAATTCGCGAGGGTGCCGGCCAGCGCATGCGGCCGGTGCTGATGACCACCGCTACGGTCTTTATCGGCCTGATCCCGGTGATGATCGGCTCCGGTGTCGGTTCAGAGGTGATGCAGCGCATCGCCGCACCAATGGTGGGTGGCATGGTTAGTGCCATGCTGCTTACGCTATTGGTGATTCCGGCGATCTACCGACTCTGGAAGGGGCGTCATTTAGCCAATGCTTCGTAG
- a CDS encoding efflux RND transporter periplasmic adaptor subunit produces MQKAPIVITAAVLAGVALGWWLGAGDGDSSEQAQEEKKILYWVAPMDPNYRRDGPGKSPMGMDLIPVYEGEEEKEAAGTVRISPAVESNLGVRTGVAERDSVSAKLNTVGIVRLDEDRIEHQHSRLTGWVQKSWVKAKGDRVEKGQSLVEIYSPELVKSQRELLAALKSGNRALIAASRERLHSQGIPAAEIASVEREGKAREAITLYAEASGYVENLGVRDGMYITPQTTLVSVGPLQTVWIEGEVFPRQGYKVQPGDTATVRADVAPGRIWLGKIAKVLPQLNEQMRTLTVRVRVDNPDRTLRPGMFVQLQLDGPALQALTIPREALIRTGSMERVVLAEGDGRFRSIKVRSGREFGERVEILEGLEAGQRVVTSAQFLLDSESSVSAGLERLDAGDQPWVGARVLSMPDDNHYARLEHDPVPAWDWPGMVMGFYVAEGAGEALREAMESDSRVEVQIRERPDGKYEVLAVRPAAGHQHHQPQQEEKSDSHDHHDHHDQGGEHK; encoded by the coding sequence ATGCAAAAGGCTCCAATCGTGATCACCGCGGCAGTACTGGCCGGCGTGGCGCTGGGCTGGTGGCTTGGTGCCGGCGACGGGGATTCGTCTGAACAGGCACAGGAAGAAAAGAAGATCCTCTACTGGGTCGCGCCGATGGACCCCAATTACCGTCGCGACGGGCCGGGCAAGTCGCCCATGGGTATGGACCTGATTCCGGTGTATGAGGGCGAAGAGGAAAAAGAGGCGGCAGGCACTGTGCGTATCTCGCCGGCAGTGGAGAGCAACCTGGGTGTGCGCACCGGCGTGGCAGAGCGCGATTCCGTGTCCGCCAAGCTGAACACGGTCGGTATCGTGCGCCTGGACGAGGACCGGATCGAGCATCAGCATTCCAGGCTGACAGGCTGGGTGCAAAAAAGCTGGGTCAAGGCCAAGGGGGACCGGGTGGAAAAAGGCCAGTCCCTGGTCGAGATCTATTCACCGGAACTGGTCAAGTCCCAGCGGGAACTGCTGGCCGCTCTCAAGAGTGGCAATCGCGCCCTGATTGCCGCGTCGCGCGAGCGCCTGCACAGCCAGGGTATTCCCGCCGCCGAGATTGCCAGTGTTGAGCGCGAAGGCAAGGCACGCGAAGCGATTACGCTCTATGCCGAAGCCAGCGGCTACGTGGAAAACCTGGGTGTGCGCGACGGCATGTACATTACCCCGCAGACCACCCTGGTGAGCGTGGGGCCGTTGCAGACCGTGTGGATCGAGGGTGAAGTGTTTCCCCGCCAGGGCTACAAGGTGCAGCCGGGGGATACCGCCACCGTGCGCGCCGACGTTGCTCCCGGTCGCATCTGGCTGGGCAAGATCGCCAAGGTGCTGCCGCAGCTGAACGAGCAGATGCGCACCCTGACCGTGCGCGTGCGGGTCGACAACCCGGACCGCACCCTGCGTCCAGGCATGTTCGTGCAACTGCAACTGGACGGCCCCGCCCTGCAGGCGTTGACGATTCCGAGGGAAGCGCTGATCCGCACCGGCAGCATGGAGCGTGTGGTGCTCGCTGAGGGGGACGGCCGTTTCCGCTCCATCAAGGTGCGGTCCGGGCGCGAATTCGGCGAGCGGGTGGAAATCCTCGAGGGGCTCGAGGCGGGGCAGCGGGTGGTGACCTCCGCCCAGTTCCTGCTGGATTCCGAGTCCAGCGTCAGTGCCGGCCTCGAGCGCCTGGATGCCGGAGACCAGCCCTGGGTGGGCGCCCGGGTGCTGAGCATGCCGGATGACAACCACTACGCGCGCCTGGAGCACGACCCGGTACCGGCCTGGGACTGGCCGGGCATGGTGATGGGCTTTTATGTCGCGGAAGGCGCCGGCGAGGCGTTGCGTGAGGCGATGGAGAGCGATAGCCGGGTCGAGGTGCAGATCCGCGAACGGCCGGATGGCAAGTACGAGGTGCTGGCGGTGCGACCGGCGGCGGGTCACCAGCACCACCAGCCGCAGCAGGAGGAGAAGTCCGACTCCCACGATCACCACGACCACCATGACCAAGGGGGCGAGCACAAATGA
- a CDS encoding TolC family protein — protein MFFPKRAARRCGPIALALALATPAFASIDHRQAVQIALELDPESAAQRLEAEALEAGAVADSQWADPMLKFGVANLPTDSFAFDEQPMTQKLLGVSQQLPRGDSARLTGERGLLQAEASYANAADRELQLALAVNESFLQLSAQLERRQLLLENRKWLEQLVEYDRNRLATGEVQSQRLLQTQLALARIDDRLQTMDGDIDRARGELTRWIGEAAWQPVNTRLPDWPDTEAWLQARQLPVPPETIAGHPALDAAGAMVEAQSRNVALAHEAYKPQWKLELSYGQRQPTPMSDGADFASALISVDLPLFRQNRQDQRLAAARARESAGILQRQNLLQRLHGGLNSAAASAESLQSRRHLYRSQLLPTAEATAEALLQGYAANTADLDAVITARMEAIEAQIAALQLDYDYFRALARIRYYLAGAVPVDGK, from the coding sequence ATGTTTTTCCCCAAAAGGGCCGCGCGGCGTTGCGGCCCAATTGCACTGGCGCTTGCCCTCGCGACGCCGGCGTTCGCATCCATAGACCATCGCCAGGCAGTGCAGATTGCCCTGGAGCTCGATCCGGAAAGCGCTGCCCAGCGCCTGGAGGCCGAGGCGCTGGAAGCCGGCGCGGTGGCGGACAGCCAGTGGGCTGACCCGATGCTCAAGTTTGGCGTCGCCAACCTGCCCACGGACAGCTTTGCCTTCGACGAGCAGCCCATGACGCAGAAACTGTTGGGAGTAAGCCAGCAGCTGCCCCGCGGTGATAGCGCCCGTCTGACTGGCGAGCGCGGTCTGTTGCAGGCAGAGGCCTCCTACGCGAATGCTGCCGATCGTGAGTTGCAGCTGGCGCTGGCGGTGAATGAGTCCTTCCTGCAGCTCTCTGCCCAGCTCGAGCGCCGTCAGCTGCTGCTGGAAAACCGCAAGTGGCTGGAGCAGCTGGTGGAGTATGACCGCAATCGCCTCGCCACCGGTGAAGTCCAGTCCCAGCGACTGCTGCAGACCCAGTTGGCGCTGGCCCGTATCGATGACCGGCTGCAGACCATGGACGGCGATATCGACCGCGCCCGCGGCGAACTCACCCGCTGGATCGGCGAAGCCGCCTGGCAGCCGGTGAACACCCGCTTGCCGGACTGGCCGGACACGGAGGCCTGGCTGCAGGCCCGGCAGCTGCCGGTGCCGCCAGAGACTATCGCCGGCCATCCGGCACTGGATGCGGCCGGGGCCATGGTGGAGGCGCAGTCGCGCAACGTGGCGCTGGCTCACGAGGCCTACAAACCGCAGTGGAAGCTGGAGCTGAGCTACGGCCAGCGCCAGCCCACGCCCATGAGCGACGGCGCCGACTTCGCCAGCGCGCTCATTTCCGTCGACCTGCCCCTGTTCCGCCAGAATCGCCAGGATCAGCGCCTCGCCGCCGCCCGTGCGCGGGAGAGCGCCGGCATTCTTCAGCGCCAGAACCTGCTGCAGCGGCTGCACGGCGGCCTGAACAGTGCCGCGGCCTCGGCCGAGAGCCTGCAGTCGCGGCGCCATCTTTACCGAAGCCAGCTGCTGCCGACGGCGGAGGCGACGGCTGAGGCATTGCTGCAGGGCTACGCCGCCAATACCGCCGACCTCGACGCAGTGATCACCGCTCGAATGGAGGCCATCGAGGCGCAGATCGCGGCCCTGCAGCTGGATTACGACTACTTCCGCGCGCTGGCGCGGATTCGCTATTACCTCGCCGGCGCGGTACCGGTGGACGGCAAGTGA
- a CDS encoding acyl-CoA thioesterase, with protein sequence MAALDEAPQPSGTLTLQTLAMPRDTNPQGDVFAGWLMSQMDLAGAIFAQTIARGRVTTVATGNMVFLRPVPVGSTVSCYAEPVEVGRSSIRTMVEVWLTRVGSGEQVKVTEGEFVFVAIDDKGHTRPLPN encoded by the coding sequence ATGGCAGCACTAGATGAAGCGCCGCAACCTTCCGGCACCCTCACCCTGCAAACCCTGGCGATGCCCCGGGATACCAACCCCCAGGGGGATGTGTTCGCCGGCTGGCTGATGTCCCAGATGGACCTCGCCGGTGCCATTTTCGCCCAGACCATTGCCCGCGGCCGGGTCACCACTGTCGCCACGGGCAATATGGTATTCCTGCGCCCGGTGCCCGTAGGCTCGACTGTCAGCTGCTACGCAGAACCCGTCGAGGTGGGCCGCTCCTCTATCCGCACCATGGTGGAAGTGTGGCTGACACGGGTAGGCTCAGGCGAGCAGGTGAAGGTGACTGAAGGGGAGTTCGTGTTTGTCGCCATCGATGACAAAGGACACACCCGGCCCCTACCGAACTGA
- a CDS encoding TRAP transporter substrate-binding protein: MKKINWYPPIILGLLALLVITFGALVVSRASLGPAQQFAEGTGQETFQWKLVTTWPKNFPGLGSAPERFAKKVEEMSAGRLKIKVYGAGELVPAMGVFGAVSEGAAQMGHGAAYYWKGKLPAAQFFTAVPFGLNAQEMNGWLHHGGGLELWEELYAPFNLIPMAGGSTGVQMAGWFNKEINSVEDLKGLKMRIPGLGGEVLNRAGGTAVTIPGGELYTALQTGVIDATEWVGPYNDLAFGFHQIAEYYYYPGWHEPGSILEFIINKSAFEKLPGDLQAIVRAAARDANQDMLDEYTARNNRALKELVDKHGVQLKRLPDEVLAHLKTINTEILEETAAEDPQFARIYEAFREFEAQVIPYHRISEEAYYQTRLLELDQ; this comes from the coding sequence ATGAAAAAGATCAACTGGTACCCCCCCATCATTCTCGGCCTGCTGGCCCTGCTGGTGATCACCTTTGGCGCGCTGGTGGTTTCGCGCGCTTCTCTCGGTCCGGCCCAGCAGTTTGCCGAAGGCACGGGGCAGGAAACCTTTCAATGGAAACTCGTCACGACTTGGCCGAAAAATTTCCCCGGCCTCGGTAGTGCGCCGGAGCGCTTTGCCAAAAAAGTCGAGGAAATGTCCGCTGGCCGGCTGAAGATCAAGGTCTACGGTGCTGGTGAGCTGGTGCCGGCTATGGGCGTATTCGGCGCCGTGTCCGAGGGTGCTGCACAGATGGGCCACGGTGCCGCCTATTACTGGAAGGGCAAACTGCCCGCGGCGCAGTTCTTTACCGCCGTACCCTTCGGGCTCAATGCCCAGGAGATGAATGGCTGGCTGCACCACGGTGGTGGCCTGGAGCTGTGGGAAGAACTTTACGCGCCCTTCAACCTGATCCCCATGGCCGGCGGTTCCACCGGTGTGCAGATGGCGGGCTGGTTCAACAAGGAAATCAACTCGGTCGAGGACCTGAAGGGCCTCAAGATGCGCATCCCCGGCCTCGGTGGTGAGGTGCTGAATCGCGCCGGTGGCACCGCAGTGACCATTCCCGGTGGCGAGCTGTATACCGCGCTGCAGACTGGTGTGATCGATGCCACCGAGTGGGTGGGACCGTATAACGACCTGGCTTTCGGTTTTCACCAGATTGCCGAGTACTACTACTACCCGGGCTGGCACGAGCCGGGCTCTATCCTCGAATTCATCATCAACAAGAGTGCCTTCGAGAAACTGCCCGGGGACCTGCAGGCCATCGTCCGCGCTGCAGCGAGGGATGCCAATCAGGACATGCTCGACGAGTACACCGCGCGCAACAACCGTGCACTGAAAGAGTTGGTGGATAAGCACGGCGTGCAACTGAAGCGCCTGCCGGACGAGGTACTGGCCCACCTGAAGACCATCAACACGGAGATTCTGGAGGAGACGGCAGCAGAGGACCCTCAGTTCGCGCGCATCTATGAGGCCTTCCGCGAGTTTGAGGCGCAAGTGATTCCCTATCACCGCATCAGTGAAGAGGCTTACTACCAGACTCGCTTACTGGAGCTGGATCAATAA